Part of the Xenopus laevis strain J_2021 chromosome 2S, Xenopus_laevis_v10.1, whole genome shotgun sequence genome is shown below.
ATGACTTTCACACCTTATATAGCGCTCAGTATTTCCCCATAGTGCCATTAATCAGCTATTTAGTACAGACATAATTGAACCAACAATCTGTGTAACTGGCTATCTTATTAACTGTTCTAAGGCCGTCATATGgtattaaaaaaagtcaatttagtgtttttttccagaaacaacAGCAGTGCTAACATgcttttaaattatacatttatttgaaacaattgttgctacagtttttttttttgtactccaAAACACATACTTGAACATATACTAGCAGCATAGCAGTCAGGTACAGGGAAGGTCACATACTATTGAGATCCATAATTGCAATTATTTGAAAGCAAGATAGCCCACCTTGCACATGACTATTGTGTGGCTACATATATATGCTGAAGTACTACTGTCAATATTGatagctacagtatatgcaggcatttttacaatacagaacatacagtacatactcaAATGCTAAAACAGACCATTTTTTCTTATTGCTGGATATTCAGCCAAATTATTCCTGTAAACATCATTGCCAAGACATGGATTTCCTATATAATGTACCAGGAGACTTCTGGTATTTGCTCCcattgctgaaggtctggggcgtgtgcacccgggcctACCATGTACAGCGCTAAGCTCTTTCAACACATTTAAACATAGCATATACTGGTTACATATTTGTAAATTCCTATGTAATGTCCAAGATCAATTTTAGGACCTAAGAATTGGTTTACAATAATTTTCCTATTGACtgttatatgaacacattttggTATATTAAACGAGATAATGTAGTTAAAGGGCATCCTATACCCTTGTTCAGAATGAGTTCAGTTAATACGACATGTGATGGAACAGCAATGGTTTTGGTTATGTCTTGAGGTAAGCATAGCATATAAGGAGACTAAAGCTACTTTTGGTTCCTGGTTATTTAATAGATATATACTTTGATTACCAGGATAATTACACTGAATAATTTACTTATCTGTTCATTGTCAAGCAAAAACAGTAGCAAAgagggttgtttatacagagctcatgtTGTCTAACTAATTCAGCAAATTACAGGAAGTTAGTAcgtgaaagcaaaacaatttacCATTACAGTAACTGCTCAGGTTGAAAAAAGTGTATATAGGTGTCCCATTTGAGAATGCTTGGCTAGAAACTGTACTCTCAGTTTAATGTTGTGTGCAGACAGGCTTGCCATCATGGTTGTATACCTGGTACTGCAGCCAGGGACTCTATAGTAGATAGGATCCCAAGAGGAGCAAAAGAGTTGTGGATTGCATGGAAGTTAATGGAGTATGGCATAATGGGGCTTGACAGGGATAAAATCAGGGGTGTTACCATGCATGCATGggtatttttttatcattgtacttGTAAGTAGGGCCCACCTCCCAGAGGGCCCAGGTGACCAATGAGCTAACAGTTAGGAGCCCCTGGATGGAGGGctctgctaacttagtagtatgggtcCCAATGATTACTAATGGCAGTCATGTGTGCACATACTGATTTACCACCAATTATTACTTCATCTGTAAGTGTAAGGGATAAGGGATTTTCCAATATGAGGCCCCTTTATAGCCCAGATTTACCCTTCCATGCTGCTATGCATCTGATAATATATTAGTCTTATGTCTATTTTCTAGGgtctgaaaaaaaagtatttacttcTACCTGACACatgtataataatatgtaaaGTAGTGTtgttatactgaaaaaaaaatctacataacatataaagaaacattttttgcttgCATTGGGACATTTTCTGGCACAATATACCTGTTTTGTCAAATAATCTGCATACTGTATAcactaaggcaggggtccccacaCTTTGTGTCTGTGCTCAGAAGACAAAATTAATGTTGCACCTCCTAGGGCCTCATCAGATTTAGGcccacacatgtgcagtagagtaatcTTTTCAGATTTTAATCTACTGCGTATATGCAAGTTTAGTCTAGTCTAAATCTGTGCTAGCGATGCCTGGGAAAGGTAAGAAAGGTAAGTGCAGGTGATAGTAGTTGCAGAGTCCACATTCCCACACATGTAGAAGCCCTTTCTGCTGATGACCTGCGATTTCAGGACTTTAATGCACTGTATATTCAGGCTGTTTAGAAATGCAGGGATTGAAGAGCCCCATTAGACTAAAGTAGTCTAATGCATGAGAAAACAGATAAGAGAGACCTAGTAATTCTGTGTAAGGCAAGGCTTCTGTGtagcatgtttttttcatgatGATGTATGTGTTATTTTGTGTTCAGCTGTATGTTACatagtttatatttattgttacatggatgatattgtatttattcataGTAAAACAGCAACTTAGTGCGGATGCACACACATATCCATCCATAAAACTTACAAATATGAGTGGAAACAATGTTTAGAGTCTTACTCTTATATTTTAATGAACATTTATATAGAAATATCACTATGCAGTGATTATAACTAACATCACTAAACACTGTTTATGAGAATACTCATGGCTCAGGTGAATTAAAGATTATAttaactttatattatatatatatatatatatatatatatatatatatatatatatatatatatatatatatatatatataggtctgtCATGACAATAAAGAACATCTTTAATTGCCAGAGTGTTTTTGACAACAGtcataatgtaaataaaatcatGCCTGTGACTGTCTAACACTATGACTGGAGAATTATGACTGTATGTTcagcttttttctttctctctctatctctctctttttttttttactttttacaggtgGTAGCTTTTGTGTCACTCTTCTTTATCCTTGTATCCATCACAACATTCTGCTTGGAGACCCACGAGTCATTTATTGTGAACAGAAATGTTACAGAGATGGTGACTAATGGGAACAAAACAGAGATTTTAGTGGTGGGGGGGATGGAAACAGAACCAATCCTTACTTACATTGAGGGGGTCTGTGTCGTCTGGTTCACGCTGGAGTTTTTTGTCCGAATTATTTGCTGTCCAGACAAAGTGCTCTTTGTGAAGAACCTTTTGAACGTAATAGATTTTGTAGCCATCCTCCCATTTTACCTGGAGTTGGGCCTGAGTGGGTTATCCTCTAAAGCTGCAAGGGATGTATTAGGATTCTTACGGGTTGTTCGTTTTGTCCGGATCTTACGTATTTTTAAGCTGACCAGGCATTTTGTTGGTCTGCGGGTTCTGGGACATACACTCAGGGCTAGCACAAATGAATTTCTCCTTCTCATTATCTTTTTGGCACTGGGAGTGCTCATATTTGCCACCATGATTTATTATGCAGAACGAATTGGTGCAAATCCCACAGACCCAACTGGAAGTAATCATACCCATTTCAAGAATATCCCTATAGGCTTTTGGTGGGCAGTCGTGACCATGACCACATTGGGATATGGAGATATGTATCCACAAACCTGGTCTGGTATGCTGGTGGGTGCCTTGTGCGCCTTGGCTGGTGTGCTCACCATTGCCATGCCAGTACCTGTTATTGTAAATAATTTTGGAATGTATTATTCCCTGGCTATGGCTAAACAAAAACttccaaagaagaaaaaaaagcatgtcCCGAAGACTACCCAGATGGACTCTCAAACAACACTAAAATCTGAGGACAACTCTCATCGAAACAGCACCCAGAGTGATACCTGCCCATTGGCTGCCGAGGAGTTAACAGAGAAAAAGAGGTCAGGTAAGAGACCATTATCTGAAAAGAAGTAAGATTCAAGGGCATTCTAATACCTCAGTGCCACTGGATATGCTggtttcaaaaataaacaaaataaatacaaatatataagtaAGCTAATGGCTTCAAATTCAGAATTTCACTTTCTTCATCTGGTCATATGAATGGCAACCATTCACTGTATTAAGTGGTTACAGAGCTGTGAAATTAATGTCTAGGACTTGGAACATTTGTGATACAATATCATCCTATCATTGTAGCTGCTTTCCtttgttcaatatttattttaactccAAGAAAATGTTACCAgcagcatttatttttctttagtgtgATATGCAAATTAATCCCagtgttctggaaaaaaatatggatATGTTTAGCTGTCttaaggaaaacacattttttctgtttCATAGTTTACATACGTATTTCTGTTAAtaggttaaagggaaactatcgcgaaaattataatttaatataaccttcagcatactgaaataagaaactttctaaatataatcattttacaaacctgtattgtttctgaaaaaatcaagttcatgttcactatccctctctcatcatctgtttatcttcattctgtcttcattcaggagttgggtgtcagatatttattgactgttagatccaatatatcttataggaaggctccttttgcctagaagatgtattagagctcattctgttaaaatcaccagacatcatgtctctctacatgcagaatttgtggaaaaggcagttattttattagattttgtttgcactggaatcagttatttgaatgagttctaattcatcttctaggaaAGGTAGCCCCCcaattataagatatattggatctaactgtcaatgattatctgacacccaactgctgcgttaaaggagaaacaaacccttaacatttaaaaaaccctaccccccatccctttgtagaccccctccctttcccccccagcttAGGTGGTACCTGGGGCAAATGCCCctgactttttacttacccctcggtggagattctgtcccccgcagttcatggcagccatctttgtTTTCGGCGCATGCATAATTTTTTGTGACTTTCGCCAtatgcacagttgttcgggactggaaaaatactccaactgctcatgcgctgaaaacgaaggtctgcttccgaagtttaacaaagaaaagaatatggctgccgtgaactgcggggGACAGAATTTGCACCAAGtaaaaagtaaggggcatttgtcCTGGGTACCACcaaggctggggggggaggagggtctacaaAGAGTTGGTTGGTAGGGGTTTTTATGTTACCGGTTTGTTTCTccttgaagagaaacagatgctgatacaggaataatgaacataaacttgattatttcagaaacaatgcagaatatttaattgattgtatttacaaactttcttatttcagtgtgatgaatgAGTATGCTCGTTGATTTCTATGGCCAACAGCATTATTTAGCAAATGTATTTGCAAAGCCTTAATATAAGTGTTTCAAACAAAGCAGACATTGCTGttcataaaacaaacaagggaatatTGGAGATAGAAATATTAATAGcatgcaataaaacaaaatttttgctgtatttctttctttattatgtttaataaagtaaatgtatttactttattaaaggggtggctcacttttaaattaacttttagtatggtatagaacgaccaattctaagcaactttttaattggttttcattatttattttttatagttttatagttatttgtctttttcttctgattctttgcagctttcaaatgggcgtcgccgtccccttctaaaaaaacaaatgctctgtaaagctacaaatgtattgttattgctacttttttttttttttactgatccttctatttagactctttcctattcatatttgagtttcttattcaaatcaatgcatgctagcgtaatttgggccctagttaccagattggttaaaatgtaaattgaagagctgctgaataaaaagctaaataactcaaaaaccttcaataataaaaaattaaaactaattgcaaattatctcagaatatcattctctacatcatactaaaagttatctgaaaggtgaacaacccctttaaacatacatccttaaaggggatttttttttaaattggcaattcTTCCACTAAGACAATTGTAAGCAATGGGAAGATGTTCTGATTTTGCATGCTAATGTGTTGCTCTTAGAAATTTTAATCTGCTTTAACTCCcttttctcaataaaaaaaaagtagatgttCAACTGTCACCATATGCTTAAATAGAAGATGGTAACTAGAAAAGGACAATGAAATGCAGGAAATGAGAGAAGACAGAACAAATGCTGTTCTTGCATCTTATGTCTTTTGTATAAAAAGTGTTTATATACCATTAGTTAATTTAATGATTTACTGATTTCATTAACC
Proteins encoded:
- the LOC108709468 gene encoding potassium voltage-gated channel subfamily C member 4 isoform X2; translation: MISSVCVSSYRGRKSGNKPPSKTCLKEEMAKGEDSGKITINVGGTRHETYKSTLRTLPGTRLAWLADPDTASNSELDCQQTEFFFDRHPGIFSYVLNYYRTGKLHCPADICGPLFEDELAFWGIDETDVEPCCWMTYRQHREAEEALDIFENVELDDGDEENKGSSPELLCMEERTDRSRGCWKVWQPKFWALFEDPYSSRAARVVAFVSLFFILVSITTFCLETHESFIVNRNVTEMVTNGNKTEILVVGGMETEPILTYIEGVCVVWFTLEFFVRIICCPDKVLFVKNLLNVIDFVAILPFYLELGLSGLSSKAARDVLGFLRVVRFVRILRIFKLTRHFVGLRVLGHTLRASTNEFLLLIIFLALGVLIFATMIYYAERIGANPTDPTGSNHTHFKNIPIGFWWAVVTMTTLGYGDMYPQTWSGMLVGALCALAGVLTIAMPVPVIVNNFGMYYSLAMAKQKLPKKKKKHVPKTTQMDSQTTLKSEDNSHRNSTQSDTCPLAAEELTEKKRSEPKKLKLGRKFIIQQENDPKHKAKLTLEWLKNKKIPSRMEMPML
- the LOC108709468 gene encoding potassium voltage-gated channel subfamily C member 4 isoform X1; translation: MISSVCVSSYRGRKSGNKPPSKTCLKEEMAKGEDSGKITINVGGTRHETYKSTLRTLPGTRLAWLADPDTASNSELDCQQTEFFFDRHPGIFSYVLNYYRTGKLHCPADICGPLFEDELAFWGIDETDVEPCCWMTYRQHREAEEALDIFENVELDDGDEENKGSSPELLCMEERTDRSRGCWKVWQPKFWALFEDPYSSRAARVVAFVSLFFILVSITTFCLETHESFIVNRNVTEMVTNGNKTEILVVGGMETEPILTYIEGVCVVWFTLEFFVRIICCPDKVLFVKNLLNVIDFVAILPFYLELGLSGLSSKAARDVLGFLRVVRFVRILRIFKLTRHFVGLRVLGHTLRASTNEFLLLIIFLALGVLIFATMIYYAERIGANPTDPTGSNHTHFKNIPIGFWWAVVTMTTLGYGDMYPQTWSGMLVGALCALAGVLTIAMPVPVIVNNFGMYYSLAMAKQKLPKKKKKHVPKTTQMDSQTTLKSEDNSHRNSTQSDTCPLAAEELTEKKRSDSKQNGDANAVMSDEDHEDPLQFMPLDEKRIMRRASAKDRNKTGASCFLLSSGDFTCAADGGIRKGMRDIDIEMDSQILLGPS